The Gossypium hirsutum isolate 1008001.06 chromosome D02, Gossypium_hirsutum_v2.1, whole genome shotgun sequence region ACCCAGtcattctttcaaaaaaaaatgtcattttaatcttcttctttttttcaaacgcaaaagttaaaaaaagaacTTCTTTTACCTTTTGATTCATAAGCACTTTTCAAATGTATTTTAACTCTAAAAGCTATTTGTTTAGGATTTCTTATGACTTTAAAAGTGCTTTTGACcctaaaagtatttttaaaaagtaatattaGACACACTTAAACTAAACATGGTTAAATTTGATAGGAGAATCAACAGAAGTACAATACGAATCTTACATGGTTAATTGTAAAGACAAGAGGCATGGCGCAGCTATGAGTGATTTGGAGATATGAGTTGAATCTTAGTTGGCAAAACTATTCTATACActttaaaaataagataaaattaaagaCGAATTCTAGTTTTCTTTACCATAGatttaatttatacatgtttgTTCGTGTAAATTTAAAGTCAAATCGAAATagatcaaatttttaaataagatGTGAAACTATCTCAAAATAACTCTTTTTTCATTTACTAGACTTAAATTTAAGGGTTATCGAATTATTTACCACTTGACCtaataaaaattgttttaatttctacACTTTAATTTTGTATACTTTTTTTCTAAAATgaatatctttaattttttataattttattaattaatcaaaataattaatagttGTATTAAAATGTGGatgtgaattatttttaaaagtcatAATTAAGCATAAAAGGGACTAAAAACCATAAATTCACCTAAcattaattgataaataataaataagatacTATTAAATGTATTGGGCCAGGCTTCCACCAAGTTTTGAAATATaacagagaaaataaaaaccGATGTATAAGGCCCAATATTAAAAGACCCAACTCCGCCTATCAATCGTTTCGTTTTCGCCGGCTTTTCCAGTTTCCTTGGTGCTAAGCTGCCGCACGAGGTTCTTCCTTCTTATTCATCATCTTCCctcgatttattttttttttctttagaattttGATTTTCTCAGTGCACCTCTAATTTATTGCCATGTCTGTGAATTATTTGATcagataagaagaagaaaatgccGTCTTTACAAACAGCGCTGCCCCCTGAGCTTGCTAACAACGTTATCAGAGTTAGTATCCTTTCATTACCTCGTTTTCTTTTATTAATCAATATATTGTAATCGAAATGATGGTTTTTGATCTTTGCTTTCGGATTTAATTGTTTGTTTCAGCTTTACCGGGAGTGTCTTCGAAGAGCTAAATATATAGGCCATAAGGTAACCTCAATACTGTACCTCTAGCCTCTGGTCCTTCATAAATTTTCCGTTTTCTGTGCTGGAATGAGTTGGTCACTCTATAAAACtgtattaatttttaacaattttgagatcatattttgtttttagttattTACTAAGTAGTTTGCTGGGATCTCTTTGGTTGGTTGTTTGATATCATATACTGTTAGGGCAATAATGGGTGAGATTTATCATAGAAGAGAATTGCTGGCTAATTTTCATGTTAAAGCTCAAATCTAATGGAAATGGAGGCCTTTTAATTTCCATTCCTATCTTTCTAATATGCTGGCTGCAATAGAAGTCCCCGGCAGATTCTAGATTGCCATAAATGTTTTGGAATGGATAAATggtaatttttaagattttatttgcTTAGCTAAGGGGACTTTATCTCTGACTTAATACTTCCGAGAACAGAAAAGCTAGGATGAGGATGAATATGTTTGCATCACCATTAATGAAACTGGGGAGTGCTTTCAAATGACAATGAAAATTTAGTCAGAAGAATCATAGTGCATGTTAATCGTTTGTGTTTCCTTTTATAGCTGTACTCATTGAAAAGGAAGATATGTCATTCTACAGTTGGCATTTACAGATATTTTCAGGGTGGAAATGTACTGGGAATAAATAAATTGGTAGTGGTATTCATGGGACCCAGGTTTTTGTTGATCCACAATGACATGAATAGCTTTTCAAGGTCTTCTATTCGTCTTAGCTTCATAGCTGCCAGCACAGGGACTTAATCCCTGGTAGTTAGCTTCATAATTCACTTTGAGTGAACATTACAAGGTTTGTAGGTATGTGCTGCAAATCTGCTACTAAAGGATggtgttttatttttatcaagCAAATGTATAGTCTTTAGAAATCCTTGGACCTGCTTGAACAATTTTGATCAATGGGGCTTAAATTTTGGTTCAAGAACTTGCAGCTTCTATTTTGACAAGATTTCTGTGTAGCTGAGGCGGTAGACTGTAGAGTTGTTTGTATGCATACTTACACAGGCTACTAAACATAATGAAACTGTAGCATATACTTACTTTGATTTTGCCTCTAATATATTGTGAATATGGAAATTAACTTCCAGTCAATATTTAAATTACCGTGCAGCAACATAATACAGCATTGGTTGTTGATATGGTGAGACAGCAGTTCAAAAAGCATATGCATGAGACGGATCCAGAGAAGATTCAGAAGCTGAAGGATGAGTAAGTCTTAAGTTGACTTGTTTCTTACATTTTCAAGCCATCTGTTTTTGTGATCTGCTTGAATAGAAGAATGTAATTATATATCTGTGGTGTGTTACAAGAGAGTAATCATTTTACCACTTTGGCTAGAATTTCAAAGATATGCGACTTGATATCTTCATGTTGCATTGAAGGGGATACACGTGCATGGATATATATGCAGCAGCATATTGAATTTTAACCCTTTCAGAAACCTTTAGCAATGTTCTAAcgtttgttgttttcttttgcaGTGCTGCAAGGGGACTGATTAACCACATACTCTATGAGTCTGAGAAGCTATCTGGACGAAAATTCAGCAATAGCTCTTGATAGAGTTGGAGTTTTTATTTGAGATATTGGTATTAGACAAATTTCATTACTGCTCAACCAAGTAATAAACAAAGGCTGGAATTTTGGTGTTCATAATGAGTTTGACGGTGTGCTGCATTAAACTTGCTTCAGTTTTACTTAATATATGCTGTATGATGCATGATACTAATGTAGTTTCAAGTATATGAGTTGAAGATGATGCAACATTGTGTAAGCATGCCAGGTTATATTTTGTTTTAGAATGTGATAATATTCTCATGCTGTGCTCAAATGGGTTGCTGCATGCTAAGTGAGCTACAAATACATCCCTTAGGGAAGTGAGATATGGAAGATATTTCCTGCAAGGTCCCAATGGTCAAATGCTGTAATCTTGAAAGTCACCACACCCATGTtcctatataataaaaaatagatgTCTCGTGTTGTGAATGCTTCTCATTTTCAGCTATAATGTTCCTACAGGGTGTCTTATCGAATCATTGTTTGGGAAAA contains the following coding sequences:
- the LOC107910545 gene encoding uncharacterized protein, with product MPSLQTALPPELANNVIRLYRECLRRAKYIGHKQHNTALVVDMVRQQFKKHMHETDPEKIQKLKDDAARGLINHILYESEKLSGRKFSNSS